In Serinus canaria isolate serCan28SL12 chromosome 5, serCan2020, whole genome shotgun sequence, the following proteins share a genomic window:
- the PRORP gene encoding mitochondrial ribonuclease P catalytic subunit isoform X2, with the protein MRSWPALPWGTRLPRMAAAHSVSLPGENWRGRLTKIKDSGQCPVCSHQLEDSNLTEEEYKHLSERIIKDVIHGTDTFRKTSPEELEAFQTFVENRLPFDIVIDGLNVSHIKSRKMQCENLFDAVNHLAKENARLLVLGRKHMLTNSSNWKREIMKEMQSKADFFFAENISEDDPFLLYATLRSGKHCRFVSRDFLRDHKACLSDSLTRHLFRKWQRGHQIVFFPSAEGRGINFLPAFRYDCVVQTTGDTWHIPYKDVFEEKYSYQVPRKWLCIHQK; encoded by the exons TTTACCAGGAGAGAACTGGAGAGGACGCCTGACCAAAATTAAAGACAG TGGACAATGCCCAGTTTGCAGCCATCAGCTAGAGGACAGTAACCTCACTGAAGAGGAATACAAGCATCTCAGTGAGAGAATAATAAAGGACGTGATACATGGAACTGACACTTTTAGAAAGACAAGTCCAGAG gaatTGGAGGCCTTTCAAACATTTGTTGAAAATCGACTTCCGTTTGATATTGTTATTGATGGACTCAATGTTTCCCACATAAAATCCAGAAAGATGCAGTGTGAAAAT ctgtttgatGCTGTCAACCACCTGGCAAAAGAGAATGCCCGGTTGCTTGTGCTGGGTCGCAAACATATGCTGACAAACTCTTCAaattggaaaagagaaattatgaaGGAGATGCAGAGTAAGGCAGACTTCTTCTTTGCTGAAAATAT CTCTGAAGATGATCCCTTCTTGTTATACGCCACTCTCCGCTCAGGCAAGCATTGCAGGTTTGTTAGCAGAGACTTCCTGCGGGACCACAAGGCTTGTCTCTCCGACAGTCTGACACGTCACCTGTTCCGCAAGTGGCAGCGTGGGCACCAGATAGTGTTCTTCCCTTCTGCAGAAGGAAGGGGTATAAATTTTTTG CCTGCTTTCCGTTACGACTGTGTGGTACAGACTACAGGTGATACATGGCATATTCCCTATAAAGAtgtttttgaggaaaaatactCATATCAAGTACCAAGAAAATGGCTCTGCATTCACCAGAAATGA